Part of the Halorhabdus utahensis DSM 12940 genome, GAAGGCCGCCCCGGCCAGTGCGCTCGTCGGGAGGAGAATCCGGTGGTCGGGGCCGACGAGCAATCGCATGACGTGGGGGACGATCAATCCGACGAAGCCGATGACGCCCGCGACGGCGACCGCGGCGGCGGTCACGATACTCGAAAGCGCGAGCAAGATCCGCTTGGTCCGCTCGACCGCGATCCCGACAGTCTGGGCGTCCTCCTCGCCGAGCATGAGGGCGTTGAGGTCCCGAGCGTAGGCAAGCAGACCGAAGAACGTCACCAGTACCACTGGCAGCGTCACCTCGACTTCGGCCCAGGAACTACTGTGAAGGTGCCCCATCAGCCAGAAGACGGCCCGTTCGAGGCTTTCGCCGGCGTGCAAGAGGAGATAGGAGATCACCGCGCCCAGGAAGGTCTGGACGGCCACGCCCGCAAGCAGCAGCGTCGCGACCGGCGTCCGGCCGTTCTCGGTGGCGATCGCGTAGACGACGAAGGCCGCCACCAGCGCGCCGGCGAAGGCGGCAGTCTGGAGCCCGAACGGGAACGCGATCGGAAACGCGATCGTCGCGACTGCGCCGACCGCCGCGCCCGAGGAGACGCCGATGATCGAGGGGTCGGCCATCGGATTCCGGAAGAAGCCCTGCATGACGGCACCGGCACTCGCCAGTGCGAAACCCACGACACCGCCGAGTGCGATCCGGGGGAGGCGAACGTCTCGCACGATCGTCTCGGCCGTTCCGGGCACGCCAAACGAGAACGGGTAGGCGTAGCGTACGTCGACAGTGGGAGCGGGGACCGACAGACTGAGAACCGATGTCTCGACGATTCCGACGTTGAGACCTGCCGGGATGCCGACCGCGTTGAGCGTCGCCTTCGCGACAGTCGGCAGGTCCAGGGCGACTGGTCCGATCGCTGCACTCGTGACTGTGACGACAAATAACGTTACCGTCAGGCCAACTGTCCAGACGCCGATCCGCAACCCCATCCGCATTGACGACAAGTTGAGTTGCATTAGATAAGTATTTATTGGATAAGCCCACAGCCCGGAGTACATGTCACGGACCATCGCAGGCGTACTCGCAGTGCTGTTGGTCGTCGGTGGTGTGGCCGGTGTGGCGCTGTCGCCCGCTGCCGGCCAGGCCGCTACCCACGAATCGACTGTCAACTGCTCGTTCCCGATCACCGTCACCGATGCCAACGGGGCGAACGTGACGGTGAGTGAGCGACCGGAACGAGTCGTCACCCTTGCACCGAGTGCTTCCCAGGTCGTGTGGGAACTCGGTGCCCAAGACAGCGTTGTCGGGATGCCGGTCAACCAGTACACGAGCTACCTGAACGGATCGAGCGAGAAGACGAACGTCGTCACCGACAACGGACAGCCCCAGATCGAGACGATCATCGGACTCGAACCCGATCTGGTGCTTGCGCCGAATATCATCAGCTCTGACGCGGTCGAACAACTCCGGGACGCGGGCGTGACGGTCTATCGTTTCGAAAGTGCGAGTTCGATCGGTGACGTCGTCGAGAAGACGCGACTCACCGGGCGACTGCTCGGCACCTACGAGACCGCCACCGACGTCAGTGCTCGGACGCAGGCAGCCGTCGAGGCTTACCGGAATGCGACCACCGGGGCGGAACGACCGACAGTCTACTACGCCATGGGCGGTGGATTCACCGCCGGTCCCCAGACGTTCATCGGTGACGTGATCGATGCTGCCGGCGCGGATAACGTTGCCAGTGCCGCAAACATCAGCACCTACGATACGATCAGTACCGAAGTTGTCGTCGAGGAAAATCCCGACTGGATCGTCGTCTCGGGGCAATCGCCGATCCCGTCCGATCCCGCGCTGTCGAACACCACGGCGATACAGGAAAACCAGACTGTCCGCGTCGACGCCAACTTCATCAGCCAACCCGGGCCGCGGGTGACCCAGCCGCTACGGACGCTGGCGACGGCATTCCATCCCGAAGCGGCGGCCGACGTGACTGCGGATCCGTCGACGGTGTCGGCCCCGGTCTGTGCGGCTGATGCGATGGAGCCGACGACGACTGAGTCGGCGTCGGCAACGACGACCGATTCATCGGCCGAGACGACCGAGATGACGACCGATTCAACGACCGAATCGACGACGGCCGAGACGGTCACGCTGGAAACTAATCAGACGATGGACCAAGCCACCGAACAGACCACGACCGCCACTGGCCCTGGGTTCGGGATCGTCGCGGCACTCATCGCGCTGGTTGGCGCGGGAACGGTTACCCGGCGTCAGTAACGTGACGATCATCGCGGCGGCCCCAGGCGAGTTCGTGGTTCGCATCCAGCCGGGGATCTGCGTCGCGCTCGCCCTCGCGCTGGACGGGGCTGTCGGCGAACCGCCCGAATCGATTCATCCCGTCGCGCTGTTCGGTCGAATGATCGCTCCCCTTGATCGCGAGTGGCCGTTTTCGCGGGCCGTGGGCACGTCGATCGCGCTGGCTGCTCCACTCGCCGTCGCTTTCCTCGCCTGGCTGCTCGTCGAGTTTGCCACAACTGTCCCGGTCCTCAGCTCGATCGTCGCCGGCCTCGTTCTTTTCAGTACGCTAAGCCTCCGCCGGCTGCTCACGCGGGCCCGAGACGTGATCGATGTCAGCAGGACAGATCTGGAGACGGCCCGGGAGCGCCTCCCCGCGCTGGTGGGTCGCGACCCGAGTTCCCTCTCGCCGCCATTGATCCGGAGTGCCAGCGTCGAGAGTCTGGCCGAGAATCTGGCAGACGGGTTCGTCGCGCCGTTGCTCGCATTCACTCTCGGCGCGCAGCTCTCGCTGTCGGTCGGCGTCGCTGCCGCTGTCTGGATCAAGGCGGTCAATACGCTCGACTCGATGCTTGGCTACCGTTCGAAGCCCGTCGGCTGGGCGAGCGCGCGACTCGACGATCTCGTGATGTGGCTGCCGGCGCGGACGACGGCTGTTTTGATCGCGCTGGCGGCCCGTGATTTCGGGGCACTCTGGCGTGCCCGGGGATGGCGTGGCGCGCCCCCGTCGCCCAACTCCGGGTGGCCGATGGCGACGCTGGCTGCCGTACTCGACACCCGGTTCGAGAAGCCCGGCGTGTACGTACTCAACCCGGATGCAACGCTACCCGACGCAGCGGCGGCGACGCGAGCGATTCGGATCGTGGCGATCGCGGGGACCATCGCCGGCGCGATGTCACTCCTCATCGCGTCCGTTCAGCTCAGTCCTGGCTCACTCGGACTCGTCGCCGTGGGGGTGGGGTCATGTTGAGTGCGCTCCGCGGTGCAGTGGGATTCCTGACGCGGCTCCCGGTGGGCCACGACGAGGCGGCCTGGGAGGCGTTCCGATCGCAGCCAGCAGCGTTCCCGCTGGTCGGCTACGCGATCGGCGCGCTGGCGGCGCTTCCGTTGCTCGCGCCGGTCCCGTCCGCCACGGCGGCCGTTGGCTTTCTCGCCTGGTTGTATGTTCTCACTGGCATCAATCATCTGGACGGCGTGGCCGATCTGGGCGACGCGGCGGTCGTCCACGGCGACTCCGAGCGCCGCCAGGAGGTGCTTGCCGACACGACCGTCGGCGTCGGCGCGGTCGCCGCGGTCGGCATCGTGTTCGCTGGACTCGCGACGGCGGGGTACACCCTGGCCCAGTTGCCGGCACGTGCCGCTTTGCTCGTCGTCGCGGGTGAGGTCGGCGCGAAGACCGCTGTCGCACTCGCGGCCTGTCTCGGCACGGCGACGCACGACGGCCTGGGTGCGCAGTTCACGGACCGGCTTCACTACCGTCACGCGCTCGCTCCGCTGGTCGTCGCTTTTCCCGCTGTCGCCCTGACCTGGCCTGATCCCTCGGCGCTCGTGGCTGTCGCCGCGGCGGTTACGTGTGGCGTGGGCATGGTCGTCTGGGCTCGCCGGACGCTCGGCGGCGTCGACGGCGACGTCCTCGGCGCGACTGCGGAACTCGCCCGCGTCGTCGGGCTACACGCGGGGGTGATCGCGTGGACGCTCTTTTGATGTGTGGCGGCCGCGGGACTCGACTCGGCCTCGACAGGGAGAAACCGCTTGTCGAGGTCGGCGGGCGACCGCTGGTCGATCGCGTCGCGGCGGCGCTGGCGTCGAGTTCGATCGACCGGAGCCACGCCGTCACATCGCCCCACGCCCCGGAAACACGAAAACACGTTTCCCGCCCGACGATCGACGCCCCCGGCGATGGATATGTGTCCGACCTCCAGTATGCACTCGAACGCATCGATTCGCCAGTGGTGACAGTCACTGCGGATCTGCCCCTGTTGACGGGTGCAACGATCGACGCTGTAGTCGATTCCTTTGAAGGTAATTCAATGACAGCCTGTGTTCCAGCGGCACTGAAACGACGGCTCGGAGTTCGCGTCGATACGACGATGCCCGGTGACGGGCAGCAACTTGCCCCGACCGGCGTCAACGTGATTGCGGCGGGTGATGGCGATCGCCAGGTCGTTTT contains:
- a CDS encoding NTP transferase domain-containing protein, which encodes MCGGRGTRLGLDREKPLVEVGGRPLVDRVAAALASSSIDRSHAVTSPHAPETRKHVSRPTIDAPGDGYVSDLQYALERIDSPVVTVTADLPLLTGATIDAVVDSFEGNSMTACVPAALKRRLGVRVDTTMPGDGQQLAPTGVNVIAAGDGDRQVVFEDPRLAVNVNYPRDALVAEGLLRSGVVG
- the cobS gene encoding adenosylcobinamide-GDP ribazoletransferase produces the protein MLSALRGAVGFLTRLPVGHDEAAWEAFRSQPAAFPLVGYAIGALAALPLLAPVPSATAAVGFLAWLYVLTGINHLDGVADLGDAAVVHGDSERRQEVLADTTVGVGAVAAVGIVFAGLATAGYTLAQLPARAALLVVAGEVGAKTAVALAACLGTATHDGLGAQFTDRLHYRHALAPLVVAFPAVALTWPDPSALVAVAAAVTCGVGMVVWARRTLGGVDGDVLGATAELARVVGLHAGVIAWTLF
- a CDS encoding PGF-CTERM-anchored ABC transporter substrate-binding protein; its protein translation is MSRTIAGVLAVLLVVGGVAGVALSPAAGQAATHESTVNCSFPITVTDANGANVTVSERPERVVTLAPSASQVVWELGAQDSVVGMPVNQYTSYLNGSSEKTNVVTDNGQPQIETIIGLEPDLVLAPNIISSDAVEQLRDAGVTVYRFESASSIGDVVEKTRLTGRLLGTYETATDVSARTQAAVEAYRNATTGAERPTVYYAMGGGFTAGPQTFIGDVIDAAGADNVASAANISTYDTISTEVVVEENPDWIVVSGQSPIPSDPALSNTTAIQENQTVRVDANFISQPGPRVTQPLRTLATAFHPEAAADVTADPSTVSAPVCAADAMEPTTTESASATTTDSSAETTEMTTDSTTESTTAETVTLETNQTMDQATEQTTTATGPGFGIVAALIALVGAGTVTRRQ
- the btuC gene encoding vitamin B12 ABC transporter permease BtuC produces the protein MRMGLRIGVWTVGLTVTLFVVTVTSAAIGPVALDLPTVAKATLNAVGIPAGLNVGIVETSVLSLSVPAPTVDVRYAYPFSFGVPGTAETIVRDVRLPRIALGGVVGFALASAGAVMQGFFRNPMADPSIIGVSSGAAVGAVATIAFPIAFPFGLQTAAFAGALVAAFVVYAIATENGRTPVATLLLAGVAVQTFLGAVISYLLLHAGESLERAVFWLMGHLHSSSWAEVEVTLPVVLVTFFGLLAYARDLNALMLGEEDAQTVGIAVERTKRILLALSSIVTAAAVAVAGVIGFVGLIVPHVMRLLVGPDHRILLPTSALAGAAFLVATDTVARSNPAPLPVGIVTSALGAPFFLYLLRRREVHEL
- the cbiB gene encoding adenosylcobinamide-phosphate synthase CbiB translates to MTIIAAAPGEFVVRIQPGICVALALALDGAVGEPPESIHPVALFGRMIAPLDREWPFSRAVGTSIALAAPLAVAFLAWLLVEFATTVPVLSSIVAGLVLFSTLSLRRLLTRARDVIDVSRTDLETARERLPALVGRDPSSLSPPLIRSASVESLAENLADGFVAPLLAFTLGAQLSLSVGVAAAVWIKAVNTLDSMLGYRSKPVGWASARLDDLVMWLPARTTAVLIALAARDFGALWRARGWRGAPPSPNSGWPMATLAAVLDTRFEKPGVYVLNPDATLPDAAAATRAIRIVAIAGTIAGAMSLLIASVQLSPGSLGLVAVGVGSC